The Rhodococcus rhodochrous DNA window CCGTGAACGTGCTCGCCGCCGCCGCAGGCGCAGGAGTGCGGGTCGTCGACATGGCAGTCGAGAGCGACACCTCCCCCGAGGTGTCCGAGTTCAAGATCCGTCGCTCGAGCGGCAGCATCGACCGCGAGGACGCACTGACACACGACGAGACGGTCCGCGCGATCGAGGCCGGCCGTGCGCTCGCCGACCGCGAGGTCGACGAAGGTGCCGATCTGCTCGTCGCGGGCGATATGGGAATCGGGAACACCACTCCTGCAACCGTTCTCATCGCCACCCTTACCGCCACCGAACCCGTGGCCGCGGTCGGCCGCGGCACCGGCGTCGACGACGCGGGGTGGATGCGCAAGGTCACCGCGATCCGCGACGCCATGTGGCGGGCGCGGCCCCACGTACGCAATCCCGTCGCCCTGCTGCGCACCGCCGGTGGCGCGGACTTCGCCGCGATGGCGGGATTCCTCGCGCAGGCCGCGGTCCGCCGGACGCCGGTGATCCTCGACGGAGTCGTCGTCACCGCCGCCGCGATGGTCGCCGAGGAACTCGCACCCGGCGCGGCACGCTGGTGGGTGTCCGGTCACCGGTCGGCCGAACCCGCCCACGCCATCGCGCTGCGTCATCTCCGACTCGAACCGATCGTCGACCTCGGTATGCGCCTCGGCGAAGGATCGGGAGCCGTGACGACGCTGCCGGTACTGCAGGGTGCGGTCGCGATCCTCGCGCAGATGGCCACCTTCTCCGAGGCGGGCGTGAGCACCCGCGAGGAGAGCGCTCCGGCGACCGCGGACTGATGATCCGCGCCTGGATCGGCGGGGTCGCGCTGGCCCTGTCGTGGTTGACGGTCCTGCCCGCGCGAGGCCCGTCGGAGATCGACCGGACGGTCGCCGGACGTGCGATCTCCGCGGCGCCGATCGCCGGTGCCGTACTCGCCGCCGCGACCACGGCTGTCTGCCTGGTCGGTTCCGCCGTCGGGACGCCACCACTGGTGACGGGCCTGGTGTGTGTCGGGGTGTTGGCGGTCGGCACCCGGGGAATGCACGTCGACGGGCTGAGCGACACCGCCGACGGTCTCGGTTGCTACGGCCCGCCCGAGCGGGCGCGCGAGGTGATGCACAGCGGCGGCGCGGGTCCCTTCGGTGTCGCGGCGCTCGTCGTCGTCCTCGGTCTGCAGGCCGCCTCGTTCGGCGCGCTCGCCGACACCGACGCGTGGTGGGCGGTCGCGTTCGCAGTCTTCTCGGGACGTGTGGCCGTGGTCCTCGCGTGCCGGCGCGGTGTCCCGGCCGCGCCCGGCAGCGGCTTCGGCTCGCTCGTGGCAGGCACACAGGGCGTCGTGCCGATCGCGGTGTGGACGGTGGCCGCGGTGGCACTGTCGCTCGTGTGCCTGCCCGGTCCGCTCTGGGCGGGACCGCTCGTCGTCACGGTGGTACTGGTCGTCGCGGTGCTCTTCGCCCGGCACTGCGTCGCGCGCTTCGGCGGCATGAACGGCGACGTGCTCGGCGCAGTCACCGAGGGCACGGCCGCCGCCGTCGCGGTGGCAGCGTCGGGGCTCCTCTAGATCGCACTGCGTCCGGAAACGACGAAGGGGTGCTGCCGGAATCGGCAGCACCCCTTCGTCGTCGTTCGTGGCTACGTCACTTGCGCAGCGTCGTCATCCACCC harbors:
- the cobT gene encoding nicotinate-nucleotide--dimethylbenzimidazole phosphoribosyltransferase, giving the protein MTSGSDSPADVEFPRVDLPDLEARVAAEERQRDLTKPAGSLGRLEELGCWVAACQGEVPPHPFRRPRVVVFAGDHGVARNGVSAYPPEVTAQMVANLSAGGAAVNVLAAAAGAGVRVVDMAVESDTSPEVSEFKIRRSSGSIDREDALTHDETVRAIEAGRALADREVDEGADLLVAGDMGIGNTTPATVLIATLTATEPVAAVGRGTGVDDAGWMRKVTAIRDAMWRARPHVRNPVALLRTAGGADFAAMAGFLAQAAVRRTPVILDGVVVTAAAMVAEELAPGAARWWVSGHRSAEPAHAIALRHLRLEPIVDLGMRLGEGSGAVTTLPVLQGAVAILAQMATFSEAGVSTREESAPATAD
- a CDS encoding adenosylcobinamide-GDP ribazoletransferase, which translates into the protein MIRAWIGGVALALSWLTVLPARGPSEIDRTVAGRAISAAPIAGAVLAAATTAVCLVGSAVGTPPLVTGLVCVGVLAVGTRGMHVDGLSDTADGLGCYGPPERAREVMHSGGAGPFGVAALVVVLGLQAASFGALADTDAWWAVAFAVFSGRVAVVLACRRGVPAAPGSGFGSLVAGTQGVVPIAVWTVAAVALSLVCLPGPLWAGPLVVTVVLVVAVLFARHCVARFGGMNGDVLGAVTEGTAAAVAVAASGLL